A single genomic interval of Streptomyces graminofaciens harbors:
- the dnaJ gene encoding molecular chaperone DnaJ: protein MATDYYAVLGVRRDASQDEIKKAFRRLARELHPDVNPDPKTQERFKEINAAYEVLSDPQKKQVYDLGGDPLSQSGGGAGPGGFGAGGFGNFSDIMDAFFGTASQRGPRSRTRRGQDAMIRLEIDLDEAAFGTTKDIQVDTAVICTTCSGEGAAPGTTAQTCDMCRGRGEVSQVTRSFLGQVMTSRPCPQCQGFGTIVPNPCPECAGDGRVRSRRTLTVKIPAGVDNGTRIQLAGEGEVGPGGGPAGDLYVEIHELPHPTFQRRGDDLHCTVTIPMTAAALGTKVPLETLDGLEEVDIRPGTQSGQSIPLHGRGVTHLRGGGRGDLIVHVEVQTPAKLDPEQEGLLRQLAVLRGEERPTGQFQPGQQGLFSRLKDAFNGR from the coding sequence GTGGCCACGGACTACTACGCCGTACTCGGCGTGCGCCGCGACGCGTCTCAGGACGAGATCAAGAAGGCGTTCCGGAGGCTCGCGCGCGAGCTGCACCCGGACGTCAACCCCGATCCGAAGACCCAGGAGCGGTTCAAGGAGATCAACGCCGCCTACGAGGTGCTGTCGGACCCGCAGAAGAAGCAGGTCTACGACCTCGGCGGCGACCCGCTCTCGCAGAGCGGCGGCGGCGCGGGCCCGGGCGGCTTCGGCGCCGGTGGCTTCGGGAACTTCTCGGACATCATGGACGCGTTCTTCGGTACGGCGTCCCAGCGGGGGCCGCGGTCGCGTACGCGCCGGGGCCAGGACGCGATGATCCGGCTGGAGATCGACCTCGACGAGGCGGCCTTCGGCACGACGAAGGACATCCAGGTCGACACGGCCGTCATCTGCACCACCTGCAGCGGTGAGGGCGCGGCTCCGGGCACCACCGCCCAGACCTGTGACATGTGCCGGGGCCGCGGTGAGGTCTCGCAGGTCACGCGGTCCTTCCTCGGCCAGGTCATGACCTCCCGGCCCTGCCCGCAGTGCCAGGGGTTCGGCACGATCGTGCCCAACCCCTGCCCCGAGTGCGCGGGCGACGGGCGGGTCCGGTCGCGGCGGACGCTGACGGTGAAGATCCCGGCCGGTGTCGACAACGGCACGCGGATCCAGCTGGCCGGTGAGGGCGAGGTCGGCCCCGGTGGCGGTCCCGCCGGTGACCTGTACGTCGAGATCCACGAGCTGCCGCACCCGACGTTCCAGCGGCGCGGCGACGATCTGCACTGCACGGTGACGATTCCGATGACCGCGGCGGCGCTGGGCACGAAGGTGCCGTTGGAGACGCTGGACGGGCTGGAGGAGGTCGACATCCGGCCCGGGACCCAGTCCGGGCAGTCGATTCCGCTGCACGGGCGGGGCGTCACGCATCTGCGGGGCGGGGGGCGTGGCGATCTGATCGTGCATGTCGAGGTGCAGACACCCGCGAAGCTCGATCCCGAGCAGGAGGGCCTGCTGCGGCAGCTCGCCGTGCTGCGTGGCGAGGAGCGGCCCACGGGGCAGTTCCAGCCCGGGCAGCAGGGGTTGTTCTCCCGGCTCAAGGACGCGTTCAACGGGCGCTGA
- the hrcA gene encoding heat-inducible transcriptional repressor HrcA — MLSERRLQVLRAIVQDYVGTEEPVGSKALTERHNLGVSPATVRNDMAALEDEGYIAQPHTSAGRIPTDKGYRLFVDKLAGVKPMTPPERRAIQNFLDGAVDLDDVVARTVRLLAQLTRQVAVVQYPSLTRSTVRHVELLSLAPARLMLVLITDTGRVEQRLVDCPAPFGETSLADLRARLNSRVAGRRFTDVPRLVEDLPEAFDVEDRGTVATVLSTLLEALVEESEERLMIGGTANLTRFGHDFPLTIRPVLEALEEQVVLLKLLGEAGDSGMTVRIGHENAYEGLNSTSVVSVGYGSGGEAVAKLGVVGPTRMDYPGTMGAVRAVARYVGQILAES, encoded by the coding sequence TTGCTCAGTGAACGCAGGCTGCAAGTGCTGCGCGCCATCGTCCAGGACTACGTCGGCACCGAGGAGCCGGTGGGTTCCAAGGCGCTCACCGAGCGGCACAACCTCGGCGTGTCCCCGGCGACCGTCCGCAACGACATGGCGGCCCTGGAGGACGAGGGGTACATCGCGCAGCCGCACACCAGTGCGGGCCGCATCCCCACCGACAAGGGGTACCGCCTCTTCGTCGACAAGCTCGCCGGCGTCAAGCCGATGACCCCGCCCGAGCGGCGCGCCATCCAGAACTTCCTGGACGGCGCGGTCGACCTCGACGACGTGGTGGCCAGGACCGTTCGGCTGCTCGCGCAGCTGACGCGGCAGGTCGCCGTCGTGCAGTACCCCTCGCTCACGCGTTCGACCGTGCGGCACGTGGAACTGTTGTCGCTCGCCCCCGCCCGCCTCATGCTCGTGCTGATCACGGACACGGGCCGGGTGGAACAGCGGCTGGTGGACTGCCCGGCGCCGTTCGGAGAAACGTCTCTCGCGGATCTGCGGGCACGGCTGAACAGCCGGGTCGCGGGCCGTCGTTTCACGGACGTACCGCGCCTGGTCGAGGACCTCCCCGAGGCGTTCGACGTGGAGGACCGGGGTACGGTCGCGACCGTGCTCTCCACGCTCCTCGAAGCACTCGTGGAGGAGAGCGAGGAGCGGCTGATGATCGGCGGAACGGCCAATCTCACCCGCTTCGGACATGACTTTCCCCTCACCATCCGGCCCGTGCTGGAGGCACTGGAGGAGCAGGTCGTGCTCCTCAAGTTGCTCGGTGAGGCGGGGGATTCGGGCATGACCGTACGGATCGGTCACGAGAACGCCTATGAGGGACTCAACTCCACCTCGGTCGTCTCGGTCGGCTACGGTTCGGGCGGCGAGGCAGTAGCGAAACTGGGCGTGGTCGGACCTACGCGCATGGACTATCCGGGAACGATGGGAGCGGTACGAGCGGTGGCACGGTACGTCGGACAGATCCTGGCGGAGTCCTAA
- a CDS encoding MBL fold metallo-hydrolase: MTVTWEESGWEEVTRRVGRCRLPVWDCTAGLVVGDGAVLLIDAGSSLGEGARLRNEARRLLGGARVTHLALTHSHFDHVFGAAAFAGVEVFGAVGLDKALARDREELRADAVRNGLDAGEAAEAADLLVRPHHHVSGEWTLDLGGGVQVLLANVGPGHTAHDLAVLVPGSPSSPEVVFCGDLVEESGDPQAGPDAVPSHWPAALDRLLDLGGEDALYVPGHGAVVDAAFVRAQRDALAVRFGVS; this comes from the coding sequence ATGACGGTGACTTGGGAAGAGTCCGGGTGGGAAGAGGTGACGCGCCGGGTCGGGCGGTGCCGGCTGCCCGTATGGGACTGCACGGCCGGGCTCGTGGTCGGGGACGGGGCGGTCCTCCTGATCGACGCGGGATCGAGCCTCGGAGAGGGCGCGCGGTTGCGCAACGAGGCGCGGCGGCTGCTGGGCGGCGCCCGTGTGACACATCTCGCGCTGACGCACTCCCACTTCGACCATGTCTTCGGGGCGGCGGCGTTCGCGGGGGTGGAGGTGTTCGGCGCGGTGGGCCTGGACAAGGCCCTCGCCCGCGACCGGGAGGAGCTGCGCGCCGACGCCGTACGCAACGGTCTCGACGCCGGGGAGGCCGCCGAGGCCGCTGACCTCCTGGTGCGCCCCCACCACCATGTCTCCGGCGAGTGGACCCTCGACCTCGGCGGTGGCGTGCAGGTACTGCTGGCGAACGTGGGCCCGGGCCACACGGCGCACGACCTCGCGGTGCTCGTGCCGGGTTCCCCTTCGTCCCCGGAGGTGGTGTTCTGCGGCGACCTGGTGGAGGAGTCGGGTGATCCGCAGGCCGGCCCGGACGCGGTCCCCTCCCACTGGCCGGCGGCCCTGGACCGCCTGCTGGACCTGGGCGGCGAGGACGCGCTGTATGTGCCGGGGCACGGGGCGGTGGTGGACGCGGCGTTCGTCAGGGCCCAGCGGGACGCGCTGGCGGTCCGCTTCGGCGTGTCGTAG
- a CDS encoding DUF3097 domain-containing protein, with product MRQYSPDLTPPWKKPKPVPEVPADPGLVVEEPGTGFCGAVIRCEAGTVTLEDRFGKHRVFPLEPRGFLLEGRVVTLVRPSSSAPVRPSRTASGSVAVPGARARVARAGRIYVEGRHDAELVEKVWGDDLRIEGVVVEYLEGVDDLPAIVAAFAPGPDARLGVLVDHLVPGSKESRIAASVTSEHALVVGHPYIDIWEAVKPSSLGIPGWPRVPHGQDWKTGVCRALGWPENTGAAWQGILGRVRSYKDLEPELLGRVEELIDFVTAPR from the coding sequence ATGCGCCAGTACTCACCGGACCTGACCCCTCCCTGGAAGAAGCCCAAGCCGGTACCGGAGGTCCCGGCCGACCCCGGTCTGGTGGTCGAGGAGCCCGGCACGGGTTTCTGCGGCGCGGTGATCCGCTGCGAGGCGGGCACGGTCACGCTGGAGGACCGCTTCGGCAAGCACCGGGTGTTCCCGCTGGAGCCGCGGGGCTTCCTGCTGGAGGGCAGGGTGGTGACGCTGGTACGCCCGTCCTCCTCGGCCCCGGTCCGCCCGTCCCGCACGGCCTCCGGGTCGGTGGCGGTCCCGGGTGCACGCGCGCGCGTGGCCCGCGCCGGGCGCATCTATGTGGAGGGGCGCCACGACGCCGAACTGGTCGAGAAGGTCTGGGGCGACGACCTGCGCATCGAGGGCGTGGTGGTGGAGTACCTGGAGGGTGTGGACGACCTCCCCGCGATCGTCGCAGCCTTCGCGCCCGGCCCCGACGCCCGCCTCGGAGTCCTGGTCGACCACCTGGTCCCCGGCAGCAAGGAGTCCCGCATCGCGGCGTCGGTGACCAGCGAACACGCCCTGGTGGTCGGCCACCCGTACATCGACATCTGGGAGGCGGTGAAGCCGTCGTCGTTGGGCATCCCGGGGTGGCCGCGCGTCCCTCACGGCCAGGACTGGAAGACGGGCGTGTGCCGAGCACTGGGCTGGCCGGAAAACACCGGGGCGGCGTGGCAGGGGATTCTGGGGCGGGTGCGGTCCTACAAGGACCTGGAGCCGGAGTTGCTGGGGCGGGTGGAGGAACTGATCGACTTCGTGACGGCTCCGCGGTAG
- a CDS encoding nitronate monooxygenase, which yields MSSALTDLVPLPIVQAPMAGGVSVPPLAAAVSEAGGLGFLAAGYKTADGMYQEIKTLRGLTSRPFGVNLFMPQPEYADAGAVEVYAEQLAGESTWYETELGDPDSGRDDGYDAKLAVLLDDPVPVVSFHFGCPTPEVIESLARKGTLTLVTATSAEEAQAVERSGAHAVIVQGVEAGGHQGTHRDDPERDCAGIGLLALLAQVREAVALPIVAAGGVMRGSQIAALLAAGASAAQLGTAFLATPESGAQAVHKQALTDPLFVRTELTRAFSGRPARGLVNRFLREHGPYAPVAYPEVHHLTSPLRKAAAKAGDAQGMALWAGQGHRMARALPAGELVRVLAAELAAAKAEFTAGRAGGSEG from the coding sequence ATGTCCTCCGCGCTGACCGATCTCGTTCCGCTTCCGATCGTGCAGGCCCCCATGGCGGGCGGTGTCTCCGTGCCGCCGTTGGCCGCCGCCGTGTCCGAGGCCGGTGGGCTCGGGTTCCTCGCCGCCGGTTACAAGACGGCCGACGGGATGTATCAGGAGATCAAGACGCTGAGGGGCCTCACTTCGCGTCCCTTCGGTGTGAATCTGTTCATGCCGCAGCCCGAGTACGCCGACGCCGGCGCCGTCGAGGTGTACGCCGAACAACTCGCCGGTGAGTCCACCTGGTACGAAACCGAGCTGGGCGACCCCGACAGCGGACGCGACGACGGGTACGACGCCAAGCTCGCCGTACTCCTCGACGATCCGGTGCCCGTGGTGTCGTTCCACTTCGGCTGCCCGACCCCCGAGGTCATCGAGTCCCTCGCCCGCAAGGGCACGCTCACCCTCGTCACCGCCACCTCGGCGGAGGAGGCCCAGGCCGTCGAGCGGTCCGGCGCGCACGCCGTGATCGTGCAGGGCGTCGAGGCCGGCGGCCACCAGGGCACCCACCGCGACGACCCCGAGCGGGACTGCGCCGGCATCGGGCTGCTCGCCCTGCTCGCTCAGGTCCGCGAGGCCGTGGCCCTGCCGATCGTCGCCGCCGGCGGCGTCATGCGCGGCAGCCAGATCGCCGCCCTCCTCGCGGCGGGCGCGAGCGCGGCCCAGCTCGGCACCGCGTTCCTCGCCACCCCCGAGTCCGGGGCGCAGGCCGTGCACAAGCAGGCGCTGACCGACCCGCTCTTCGTCCGTACGGAGCTGACCCGCGCCTTCTCCGGGCGCCCGGCCCGCGGCCTGGTCAACCGTTTCCTGCGCGAGCACGGCCCGTACGCGCCGGTCGCCTACCCCGAGGTCCACCACCTCACCTCGCCGTTGCGCAAGGCCGCCGCCAAGGCCGGGGACGCGCAGGGCATGGCCCTGTGGGCCGGACAGGGGCACCGGATGGCCCGCGCGCTGCCCGCCGGGGAGCTGGTGCGGGTGCTGGCCGCCGAACTCGCCGCCGCGAAGGCCGAGTTCACCGCCGGGCGTGCGGGCGGGAGTGAGGGCTGA
- a CDS encoding ATP-binding SpoIIE family protein phosphatase — MGGPGGLGDVVVRAGVHRRAVARATLPGSPLAPGAARRFVRAALAEWAELGLPGAADLPARLAEDVLVVVSELVTNAVVHAGTEVELFCRLDHDHRHPDTAPGRLVVEVSDHHPSRPVRDEGAERPYLVERPYEAAEYGRGLRLVAALSEAWGITYRTGVKAVWARLSVDGGMGVVEGAGEAYGGARGHGEGARAYAGAEREGGAAGTYGFEPARTESTEPGGRTEPAWRIEPTERAEPAEPAEPVLDAGRAPLGIIAPAPRHGVERDPEWLNRGALSFLAEASDLLAGQLDEDLVAALAGQLLVPRLADWCAVWLEDEGLGWRGGEGSHGAGQRLARVWHGSENRIEELRRALEKDPPRLPDAVRSRAVVVPWPGLPEEQPGLPEERWEERSGGQERASGEVGHAAGDGEAGGDGEAEGAALAYRLIAGGRPLGTLVIGRAGLLRFPDEVTGLVEDLSRRVALAIGAARQYARQATISRVLQRGLLPGAVAEIPGVASALVYEPCDKGGPSGDFYDLFPAGRGRWCFALGDVQGKGPEAAVVIGLARPWLRLLAREGYGVPDVLDRLNQLLLDDATEAADAAARALVAAGGPGLGADEGPQTRFLSLLYGELVPFDGGVRCTLASAGHPLPLLLGADGEVRTMAEPQTLLGVIEDETYASETFELRHGDTLLCVTDGVTERRSGPHMFDDRDGLADALCGCAGLGAELIAERIRRLVHEFGERPPEDDLALLVLQAE, encoded by the coding sequence ATGGGTGGCCCGGGAGGCTTGGGGGACGTGGTGGTGCGCGCCGGAGTGCACCGGCGTGCGGTGGCGCGTGCGACCTTGCCCGGCAGCCCGCTCGCGCCGGGAGCCGCCCGCCGTTTCGTCCGTGCCGCGCTCGCGGAGTGGGCCGAACTCGGTCTGCCCGGCGCCGCCGACCTCCCCGCCCGTCTCGCCGAGGACGTACTCGTCGTGGTCAGCGAGCTGGTCACCAACGCGGTCGTGCACGCGGGCACCGAGGTCGAACTGTTCTGTCGGCTCGACCACGACCACCGCCACCCCGACACGGCACCCGGCCGCCTCGTCGTCGAGGTCTCCGACCACCACCCCTCCCGCCCCGTAAGGGACGAGGGCGCCGAGCGCCCGTACCTGGTCGAACGCCCTTATGAGGCCGCCGAGTACGGGCGGGGCCTGCGCCTCGTCGCCGCCCTCTCCGAGGCCTGGGGGATCACCTATCGCACCGGGGTGAAGGCCGTGTGGGCGCGGTTGTCGGTGGACGGCGGGATGGGGGTCGTCGAGGGGGCGGGGGAGGCGTACGGGGGTGCGCGCGGCCATGGGGAGGGGGCGCGGGCGTACGCCGGTGCGGAACGGGAGGGAGGGGCGGCGGGGACGTACGGCTTCGAGCCCGCCCGGACGGAATCGACGGAACCCGGCGGGAGGACGGAACCGGCGTGGCGGATCGAACCCACCGAACGCGCCGAACCGGCGGAACCGGCCGAACCGGTCCTCGACGCAGGTCGGGCCCCGCTCGGCATCATCGCCCCCGCTCCCCGCCACGGTGTCGAGCGCGACCCGGAGTGGCTGAACCGCGGTGCTCTCTCCTTCCTCGCCGAGGCCTCCGATCTGCTCGCCGGACAGCTCGACGAGGATCTGGTCGCCGCGCTCGCCGGACAGCTCCTGGTGCCGCGCCTCGCCGACTGGTGCGCGGTGTGGCTGGAGGACGAGGGCCTGGGCTGGCGCGGCGGCGAGGGGTCGCACGGGGCGGGCCAGCGGCTCGCCCGGGTCTGGCACGGCAGCGAGAACCGCATCGAGGAGCTTCGGCGGGCCCTGGAGAAGGACCCGCCCCGGCTGCCGGACGCGGTGCGCTCGCGGGCGGTCGTCGTGCCCTGGCCGGGGCTGCCGGAGGAACAGCCGGGTCTGCCGGAAGAACGGTGGGAAGAGCGGTCGGGAGGGCAGGAGAGGGCTTCGGGCGAGGTGGGTCACGCGGCCGGGGACGGTGAGGCAGGCGGCGACGGTGAGGCGGAGGGTGCCGCCCTCGCCTACCGGCTGATCGCGGGCGGACGCCCCCTCGGCACGCTGGTCATCGGCCGCGCCGGACTGCTCCGCTTCCCGGACGAGGTCACCGGCCTGGTCGAGGACCTCAGCCGCCGGGTCGCGCTGGCCATCGGGGCGGCCCGCCAGTACGCCCGGCAGGCCACCATCAGCCGGGTCCTGCAGCGCGGGCTGCTGCCCGGCGCGGTCGCCGAGATCCCCGGCGTGGCGAGCGCCCTCGTCTACGAGCCGTGCGACAAGGGCGGCCCCAGCGGCGACTTCTACGACCTGTTCCCGGCGGGCCGGGGCCGCTGGTGCTTCGCGCTCGGCGACGTCCAGGGCAAGGGCCCCGAGGCCGCGGTCGTCATCGGCCTCGCCCGCCCCTGGCTGCGGCTGCTCGCCCGCGAGGGATACGGCGTCCCGGACGTCCTGGACCGCCTCAACCAGCTCCTCCTCGACGACGCCACCGAGGCCGCCGACGCCGCCGCCCGCGCCCTCGTGGCCGCCGGCGGACCCGGGCTCGGCGCGGACGAGGGCCCCCAGACCCGCTTCCTCTCCCTCCTCTACGGCGAACTCGTCCCCTTCGACGGCGGCGTCCGCTGCACCCTCGCCTCGGCCGGACATCCGCTGCCGCTGCTCCTCGGTGCCGACGGCGAGGTACGGACCATGGCCGAGCCACAGACCCTGCTCGGGGTGATCGAGGACGAGACGTACGCCTCCGAGACGTTCGAGCTGCGCCACGGCGACACGCTGCTGTGCGTCACGGACGGGGTGACCGAGCGGCGCTCCGGCCCGCACATGTTCGACGACCGCGACGGTCTCGCCGACGCGCTGTGCGGCTGCGCCGGGCTCGGCGCCGAGCTGATCGCCGAGCGCATCCGGCGGCTCGTGCACGAGTTCGGGGAACGGCCGCCGGAGGACGACCTGGCGCTGCTGGTGCTGCAGGCGGAGTAG
- a CDS encoding 16S rRNA (uracil(1498)-N(3))-methyltransferase: protein MTAPVFVVDSLGRLPGGMFVLDGPEGRHAVSVKRLRAGEDVVLTDGRGRWAEGVVKAAEGKDRLVVMDLESVHEEPVAEPRITVVQALPKGDRGELAVETMTEVGVDAIVPWAASRCITQWKAERGAKALAKWRATAREAGKQSRRVRFPEVAEAASSKQVAALLAGAGFAGVLHESGEEPLATAELPASGEIVLVVGPEGGVSPEELALFEEAGARAYRLGPSVLRTSTAGTAAAALLLGRTGRWS from the coding sequence ATGACCGCTCCCGTCTTCGTGGTCGATTCGCTCGGGCGTCTGCCCGGCGGGATGTTCGTGCTCGACGGGCCGGAGGGGCGGCACGCCGTCTCCGTGAAGCGGCTGCGGGCCGGTGAGGACGTCGTGCTCACGGACGGGCGCGGGCGGTGGGCCGAGGGGGTCGTCAAGGCCGCCGAGGGCAAGGACCGGCTGGTCGTCATGGACCTGGAGTCCGTTCATGAGGAGCCCGTCGCCGAACCGCGGATCACCGTCGTGCAGGCCCTGCCCAAGGGAGACCGGGGCGAGTTGGCCGTCGAGACCATGACCGAGGTGGGGGTCGACGCGATCGTGCCGTGGGCGGCCTCCCGGTGCATCACCCAGTGGAAGGCCGAGCGGGGGGCGAAGGCGCTCGCCAAATGGCGGGCCACGGCTCGGGAGGCGGGGAAGCAGTCCCGTCGGGTGCGGTTCCCCGAGGTCGCGGAGGCGGCGAGCAGCAAGCAGGTCGCCGCGCTGTTGGCTGGGGCGGGGTTCGCGGGCGTGCTCCACGAGAGCGGTGAGGAGCCGCTGGCGACTGCCGAACTGCCGGCCTCGGGGGAGATCGTGCTGGTGGTGGGTCCTGAAGGGGGCGTGTCGCCGGAGGAGTTGGCGTTGTTCGAGGAGGCGGGGGCGCGGGCGTATCGGCTGGGGCCGAGCGTGCTGCGTACGTCGACGGCCGGGACGGCTGCGGCAGCCTTGTTGCTGGGGCGTACGGGGCGCTGGTCGTAG
- the hemW gene encoding radical SAM family heme chaperone HemW, giving the protein MPSALPDGEPVPDDGALPAHALAGAAARPLGFYLHVPYCATRCGYCDFNTYTATELRGTGGVLASRDNYADTVIDEIRLARKVLGDDPRPVRTVFVGGGTPTLLAADDLVRMLGAIRDEFGLADDAEVTTEANPESVDPAYLATLRAGGFNRISFGMQSARQHVLKVLDRTHTPGRPEACVAEARAAGFEHVNLDLIYGTPGESDDDWRASLDAALGAGPDHVSAYALIVEEGTQLARRIRRGEVPMTDDDVHADRYLIAEETLSGAGYEWYEVSNWATSASARCLHNELYWRGADWWGAGPGAHSHVGGVRWWNVKHPGAYAGALAAGRSPGAGRELLTEEDRRVERILLELRLREGAPLALLRPDGLTAAGRALTDGLLAAGPYEEGRAVLTLRGRLLADAVVRDLVD; this is encoded by the coding sequence ATGCCTTCCGCACTCCCCGACGGTGAGCCCGTCCCCGACGACGGGGCGCTGCCCGCGCACGCCCTGGCCGGGGCGGCGGCGCGTCCCCTCGGGTTCTATCTGCACGTCCCCTACTGCGCGACCCGCTGCGGCTACTGCGACTTCAACACGTACACCGCGACCGAGCTGCGCGGCACAGGTGGGGTGCTGGCCTCCCGCGACAACTACGCGGACACCGTGATCGACGAGATCCGCCTGGCCCGCAAGGTCCTCGGCGACGACCCGCGCCCCGTCCGCACGGTCTTCGTCGGCGGCGGCACACCCACGCTGCTGGCCGCCGACGACCTCGTACGGATGCTGGGGGCGATCCGCGACGAGTTCGGCCTCGCGGACGACGCGGAGGTCACGACGGAGGCGAACCCGGAGTCGGTGGACCCGGCGTACCTGGCGACCCTCCGGGCCGGCGGCTTCAACCGGATCTCCTTCGGCATGCAGAGCGCGCGGCAGCACGTCCTGAAGGTGCTGGACCGTACGCACACGCCCGGGCGCCCCGAGGCGTGCGTCGCGGAGGCGCGGGCGGCGGGCTTCGAGCATGTCAACCTCGACCTGATCTACGGCACACCGGGCGAGTCCGACGACGACTGGCGGGCCTCCCTGGACGCCGCGCTCGGCGCCGGCCCCGACCACGTCTCGGCGTACGCGCTGATCGTCGAGGAGGGCACACAGCTCGCCCGCCGTATCCGCCGGGGCGAGGTCCCGATGACGGACGACGACGTCCACGCGGACCGCTACCTGATCGCGGAGGAGACGCTGTCCGGGGCGGGCTACGAGTGGTACGAGGTGTCGAACTGGGCCACGTCCGCATCCGCCCGCTGCCTTCACAACGAGTTGTACTGGCGCGGCGCCGACTGGTGGGGTGCGGGGCCGGGGGCGCACAGCCATGTGGGCGGGGTGCGCTGGTGGAACGTGAAGCATCCGGGGGCGTACGCCGGGGCCCTCGCGGCGGGCCGCTCACCGGGCGCCGGGCGCGAACTCCTCACGGAGGAGGACCGCCGCGTGGAGCGGATCCTGCTGGAGCTGCGGCTGCGGGAGGGGGCGCCGTTGGCGCTGCTGCGGCCGGATGGGCTGACGGCGGCCGGGCGGGCCCTGACGGACGGGTTGCTGGCGGCCGGTCCGTACGAGGAGGGGCGGGCGGTGCTGACGCTGCGCGGGCGGCTGCTGGCGGACGCGGTGGTGCGGGACCTGGTGGACTGA